The DNA segment ataaataaaaaattatcttcCTTTGCTGCAGTTATTCCGGccttaaaagtaaaaaaaaatactcccgactgaaatatttttttcattgggtTATCTACGGtctacaaaattcaaaaaagggTAATGCTTCGTTCTAtgcaaaatttagaaaatttaactgaacaaattgtatctttaatgttttttttttatattttaaacttatgTCTCTCCACACTGAACTAAATGTTCACCACACAACCAGTGAAGTTTCACTCTATCGCATACAATCTTAACTAATCTCACTCTTATCTGTAGCCATATAAGGAGACATAAAGCAGAAGACCTTACATGAAATCATAATTGAGTTTATGTTAGTTCTAGTCAATAGAGACGGTATTCTTTGTTTGAAATATCTAAatgagtataaatatatatcaacATTTATGCTTGTATGTGATTCGTCTGAGCAATATATCTATAAAGTTCTATTATTGCGataaaattacacaatttttacattGGAAATCTGTGCCTTCGCCCATATTTTGCCAGGGTCGCACTTTgtattcaacaatttttctaaTTGAGTATTGAAACAGaagcattttatttcaataaaaagtgaACTTCGACCAATACAATTAGTTGCAGAGAGCAAATGATTCAAATTAatgcttacatacacacatagagtCTATGCATAGCAAACTATTGGTATACACATGCTTATAATACATACAATGTACAATATATTATATCATATTATATGTGCCGAAGAAAGTGCGGCATACGCCGCATTAGAAGAATTGCAAACACTTGACAGCATCCAGTTCGAACCGctggaatttttttcattacttgaCAATCAGGCAATgcaagcaaaaacaagaaaaaacgttaaccagagctataatacccttcacaggtgtaatTCTTAGAGCAATAAAGGGTACAGAAAGATGTTTATATTGATTTCCAAcggacagtttgtatgacagctatatgaaatattggtccgatctaaacaatttgttcgtaGATTGTAcggttgccttggacaataatctgtgccaaagcttgtgaagatatcttctcaaataaaaaagttttccatacaatcacTTTACgccgaacgttcagtttgtatgccaactatatgctatagtggtccaatatcgatagttccgacaaatgagcagcttcagGGGAATCAAAagacttttgcaaaatttcagaacgatatttcaaaaactgagcgactagaACGCATAAATACAGCTGGCCAAATCCACGCCTGTTCAgggtacaacaacaaatatatacaggcatacatacataattgtacATTTCTATTAATTAACAGAGCTTATATTATATGTTTGTGGGTTATTGCCGCAGTGGCTAACACATGCCGAATTCCATCTAGCTTGTTTCATAATTGACTATAACTACTTTGAGAGATTCTTTTCTAAGCAACAACTTTCAATTACAGTGGTGGCGCTTATCTGGTGTTCTGGTATCGGCATCACCGCTGGAGCCCATCGCCTCTGGTCACACAAGTCTTACAACGCTTCCATGCCATTGCGCATCTTGTTGGTGTTTCTGTTCACGATCGCCGGTCAGGTGCGTATCCTTACGTGACTTACTATATTTATGTGATTTAGCAACTCTACCGTTCAATAAACAGCGTGATGCCTACACCTGGGCGTTGGACCACAGGATACATCACAAGTTCTCGGAAACCGATGCCGATCCCCACAATGCGCATCGTGGTTTCTTTTTCTCACATGTTGGTTGGCTCTTCTTGACGCCACATCCCAAAGTTGAAGAAAAACGCAAAGTGATCGATATGTCAGATTTGCAGAATGACAGGGTGGTGATGTTCCAACACAAATActatataccgttatttacaCTCTTCTCGATTGGGTTGCCTGTGCTTTTGCCTTGGTATTGCTGGAATGAGAATTTATGGATTTCATTTTGGATCAACTTTAATATGCGCTTTACCAGCACACTGAATGCGGCGTTCTTCGTCAACAGTGTGGCCCATATGTGGGGCAAAAAGCCCTATGACAAGTAAGTTGCATTTGTTTATGGAAAACTCAATTGTTTGAGgcaatttacaataaatttttgttttttttttttctcagaaACATCAGCCCCGTTGAAAGCCCTTTCGTTTCGTTCTTGGCGTTAGGTGAGGGCTGGCATAATTATCATCACGTTTTCCCTTGGGACTACAAGACCGGCGAGTTCGGCAGCTACAAATTGAATATCACAACTGCGTTTATtgatttttgtgcaaaaatcGGTTGGGCTAGTGGACgtgagttttgaaaattttatatacatatgtataaaagggtttattgaaaacatttttctgGTCGTTATGCTTGAGCTATGCTATTTAAATTAAAGGAAACTAATTGAATTCATAATGAAGATAAGCGATATAATCTCTTGTTATTCTATACTTATGCCACTTttgtgatttataccagttttataCCTGCTTTATAccagtttgttcgattcgctttTTTCCAAGACTTTAAAAATGTAAGATGGCTGGCTTATATAGTATTAACAAGATTTtgtctttattaaaaaattgggtAGTTCTTGAAATTAAGAAAGTGGTGCAAATGATTTtaattattgataaaaaattcgGAACAAGTAATACTGGTGGAACACTGCACCTTCTCTATTGATCAATTCTGACTTCTGCTGTTTGAGTGCATCACTCAATTTATCCAGCTGCTCACAATACACTTCAAAATTATTGCCGGACAAAAGCTCGAAGTAAACGACTCCTTTTAAATCCCACCGAACAGACAACCTAACCTGCTTTTAGGTGAATATCGCCCTTCGAAATGTTTTGGGCTGGCTTAACTTTTTTAGACCATGATTTCAGGACATTACATTCTTGTAATTAACCCCCTTTTCGTCATCAGTAAAAATACGCTTCACAAATGCATCACTTCTTTGAAGTTTGACAAGCAAATCACTGTCGTTCATGCGTCGAAGCAAATTTCATTCTGTAAGAACATAAGAAACCCATTTAGTATGCCGAGCTTCGACATTATTCCTTGACGTTTCATGTGCTTATGAACCTTAGAAAAATTTCATCTTTCAGCAGTCTCTCTAATTGTTATTCAACGATTTGCAACGACCAATGCCTTTATTCTATCCTTATCGACCTCAAAAGTCCTTCCTTGTCGGAACGAAATTTTACAAACCAATTTTGGCATTGGCGTTCGGTCAACACATCTACTTCGTACACATCACATGATTTTTGCCTTGCTTCAACTATATTTCACCTTTTTGATTGTGAAATAGTAAAATGCGCCGAAAATGCTGTTTTCGTTCTTCCATCTTCGTTAggacaccaaacaaaaactattccacaaaattaaaaaaagttgtttacgTCAAGCATTACTATATcagctgttcaaatatataacgacagagttttagttaaaacattaactttgaacttggacgaagaaaaaaaattgaaaattgtttttttggcagacatttttacaaaaatatgaaaatttcgcgacattttttttcaaatgtttgtaaacgaaaaaaatccttAGTCTAAGTTTTTAAGAACTATttctcaaagatctgtgtaaaatttcatgaagattggttgagtagttctcgagaaatcttgccaaccgacttcaataACACGGTTAcgagaaaaacgcgtctaaAGACGACGGACttgcctcgagcgcacaagttctcaagtctgtatctccgaaactattactcggattaacttgaaaatttagaacaatattctagaggtgttgtggAACTTAattgaacaataaaaaatcgatttgttgaAAAAGAGTCCAACTAATTAGTTTTTGCAACTGTTTTTTGGAATTCTTGAAATACAACTCCTTCAGTTAgttcttgaaattttaaaatcgtGTATTTTTGTAATGATTTCTGACTTCTTTTGTAATTTCCTATTTATTGTACTTTAGTGT comes from the Bactrocera neohumeralis isolate Rockhampton chromosome 2, APGP_CSIRO_Bneo_wtdbg2-racon-allhic-juicebox.fasta_v2, whole genome shotgun sequence genome and includes:
- the LOC126750839 gene encoding acyl-CoA Delta-9 desaturase is translated as MCLSTPNVAAGNSSTSGNAVSCNGSCMNLNNNNKNHNNNENDKLSAAVNYGASGNANSVSIRNRFCTNNNNNIKEEDECGVADEQSKDLADSLGYKEENAVYKEIPQNAATSKEAHQMKATSDEIEYNPQIRWPDLIAQVFLHTGALYGIYLLFQARFYTILWVVALIWCSGIGITAGAHRLWSHKSYNASMPLRILLVFLFTIAGQRDAYTWALDHRIHHKFSETDADPHNAHRGFFFSHVGWLFLTPHPKVEEKRKVIDMSDLQNDRVVMFQHKYYIPLFTLFSIGLPVLLPWYCWNENLWISFWINFNMRFTSTLNAAFFVNSVAHMWGKKPYDKNISPVESPFVSFLALGEGWHNYHHVFPWDYKTGEFGSYKLNITTAFIDFCAKIGWASGRKSVSPDMVKRRAAKCGDGTRFLTDEFAHKDQVWGYGDRDIPKEDAIELAKMK